TATAGTGGGATCAAATATGGCAGAAAAATAAGGCATAGCTTCCTTTACTTTAAACCATTCTTGAACTGAAATATATCTTGAAATATCATCGGTTCTAAAGGCCTTCTTACGAACAAGTGAAGATGCCCCATCTGCACCAACTAATATTTTTGCCTTTTCAGTATATTCTTTCTTGGTATTACTATCATATATCTTTATATTAAAGTAATTATCGTTTTTATCAAAATCTTTCAAAATACAACCATTTCTAATATCCACTTCTGATGGTACTAAAGATAACAACCATTTATCAAATTTTTCCCTGTCTAAGTTAAAGTAAAATCTTTGGTAAAACCTTTCGATTTTATTATATAAGTCAATAGTTCTTACTACAAAGATTTGTGGGTCAACCATTACATCCTTTGGTATCCCAAGACCTAATTTTGCAAGTATCTTCTGTGCATCTGGTGCCAGTAGACCACCACAACATTTTTCATATGATTTGTGTGAATATTCTTGTGTAAAATGTCTTTTGTCTATTAATAAAACTTTATATTTTTTACCTATAAGCCTTGCAAGTGTAGAGCCAGCAGGACCACTGCCAACAATAGCTATATCATACATCTCTGACTTCCCCATTTCAGTTTTTATAATTATAACACATTATAAATAAACATTGTAAATATCAATCTTGAATGCCAAAAAGGTCTTTTTAATTGTTTATTTTTTATTAAACTAAAACATTTAGTCCTTTCTTTGAGTATTCTTTATTATTTGCTTTACCTCTTTCATCTTTAGTGAACTCTATCTTTTCATCTTCTTCACTTTTGTTATACTGGTGTTTTTCATCTTCAGTATTCAATGTCTTTTGAATATCTTTACTTTTATTTAATATCTCTTTCTCTATGTTACCTATCCTTGTCTCAAGTTTATTAGCCTTCACTAATTTTTCACTGCTACTATTCCCACGACTGCCATCTAATTTAGCCTCTATTCTTAAAATATTTGCCCTGCCTGATAAATTCTCACTAACCCCTCTGAGATTTTTTAATTGAGAATAATCTGTATCTGATTTAATTAAATTTAAGGTGTTATCAATTTTAATATTACCTTTATCTTTTCTATTTACTTCATTATCCGCATTTGCCTTTTTCTTGTTAGCTTTCTTTTGTGGTTTTATCTTTTCCAATCGTTTTTGCTGTATTTGCACCTTTATTTGTTCTATTTGTTCATTTAAAGGCTTTATAAGCTCCTCCTTTATTTTTTTAGAGCTGTCCCCCTCTTTAATCTTTTGTATTCTCTCTTGTAATCTCGTTCTTTGCTGCTCTAGCATTTTTATTTGTTTGTCCATCGGACTATTAATATTTGATAGATTATTATTAGTTTTTATGGAGAATATTCTCATTTTTTATACCTCTTTTCTACAGATAATTTTTAAGCCTAAATTTATCTTTATGAAATTATATCTATATTAATGTTCGGCATATATATTCAAAATGTTTAGCTAATTTATCTAAAAATACAGATTTTTACTGCACACTACTGTTTACTTATTTAACAAATATATTTGTACATAACAATAAAAGGTCAATCTATATTAGTATAGTTTGACCCTTTTATCCTACCTTTCTAGTTAACAGGAGCCTCTCCAAAACTTTCATTTGTATAGTCTTCTATCTCAGTCATTGGTACAGATACCTCTACAAATTCCTTTGCACTATCATCTAGTGGCATATAATAGAATACCACATTATCATCTTTAAAATATATCCTTATACCCTCTGCTTCCAATCCATTTTCCATTCCCATATCTTTTAACTTTTCATCTAATATCTCTTTAACTTTATCTTCTTTATCTTCTTTTATAAAATTATCATACTCAATCTCATTGGAAGATATCACATCTAGATTAACACTATCTAATATATTAATATCTCCTATACCTTCCATATTGGCACTTCCTCTAAATATAACACTCAATATATCATCATCCATCTTACCTATTTCATAGTCTATACTTACATTTGAATAAGATGTGCTATCAGAGTATATATCTGCTATCTCTTTTAAGCTTTGATTCATATATCCCATAAGAAGTTCTCCTGGATAGTCTACTACCTCTGGATAGAAAATCTCTATGTTTTTATCTTTTACCTCCACCGATTCCTTTGAAATATCGTATTTAACATCCTCAACTGATACATTGCTTTCTGTATTTTCAGCATCTTGGTCATCACTACTTTGTTGAGAGCCTTGACCACATCCTGCTAACAAGACCATCAATGCCAATAATAAAAATATAATATTTTTTCTCAATTTCATTTTTATACCTCCATATATTTAAATATTTTATACAGTATATATTATAAATAAACTTATCTTTAAAGTCATTACAACAACTTTACAAAATATTCATTAAAAATTACAAATACGTTAAATATTGTTACAATACTTTCATCCAATGAATAACCAAAAGATAGACAATATATAGAATTAATCTCTACTTCATCTATCTTTTTATAATATCTTGTAACTCTCCATTTACTATATATAAAAGATCATTAATATTCAATTCTATTTGAATGCCTATTTTGCCAGCACTAATTATAATTTCTTTTATTGTCTGAGCACTTATATCTATAAATGTCTTATAATCTTTTTTCATTCCTATTGGAGAACATCCACCTCTAATATATCCTGTAAGCCTTTGTATATTCTTCACAGGAATCATTTCTATCTTCTTTTCACCAGTTATTCTTGCTGCCTTCTTCAAATCTAATTCCTCTTTAACCGGTATCACAAATACATATATTTCACCAGTTGTTCCTTCAGTTACAAGGGTCTTATATACCTTCTCAGGCTCTTTACCTATTTTTTGTGCTACTGATATGCCGTCAATTTTCCCATCTTTTTTATCATATGTAGATGTATCGTATAAAATATTCTTAGCATCTAATATTCTCATAGCATTAGTCTTAGAATTTGCCATAAAAAAACCTCCATTTATAATGTATAGATATTCTTAGATTATATCATAAAGATACTAATTATCTTAAATGCCTAAATATAAAACCCATCAGTATAAATCCTCCTATCAATATCGCCTTATAGGGTTGTAAAGTTTCAATGAGTATTCCCGATATAATAAATGAAATAGGAGATACTATTTTTACCATAGTTATAAATAAGCTCATAACTCTGCCCCTATACTTATCAACTACATGCCTTTGTAATATCAATAAAAGAGGTATATCTATGAATGATATTATTAATCCCAATACTAACATAATACAGCTATAATATATCAGTATATGCTTTATTTTATATATTAAATTTAAAGGTAATACTGGAACAGAGCTTAAAATTATTATAATTAAAATACCATTAATTGATAATTTCATCATATAACCATAGCCTTTTGTTGGCTCAAACCTGTTTATCAATATGGCACCAATTATCATACCCAAAGGCATAAAACCCTGTACTATTCCAAAGTATTTAGAATCAAGTTTAAATATATTAGTTAATACATAAGGTATAGGTATGAATATAGATAATCCCAATGAAAAATTTATGAATAATAGTTTGATAAAAGCCGACATCAATGCTTCACTTTTTATCAGATGATTAAATCCTGTTTTTATATCATTTATTAAATTCATCTCCATTGAATCCTCATCTTTTTTATAGACTCTAAAATCAATAAATCCTTCCAATATAGCAGATATAATAAATGATATGCCATTCATTAGTATAAAAATTTTCATATCAATAATATAAAATAACATCCCCCCTAATACAGGCCCTAATATGGTTGATATAGATTCTATTATTTTACTTATGGAATTTATTCTCAATAAATTTTCCTCTGTAACCATATTTGGTTTTGCTGCCTCAATAGAAATATTAAATACTGTAGCAATTGCCGTGGTCATAAATGTACTGACATAAATCATCCATACCTTTAGATTATATTTGCATGATATAAAATATAAAAGTACCAATAACACTCCATTTAATATATCCATAGAAATCACCAATACTTTTCTGTCCAACCTATCTGACAATATCCCTGCCAATGGCCCTATAAGTATCAAAGGTACTGACCCTAATACTAATGTAGTAGCAAATGACAGTCCTGAATTTGTAACCCTCAAAATATATAGTCCTATTACAAATGTATATAGTGATGACCCCATAAGGGATATAGTTTTACCTATTGTAAACAATAAAATATTTGAAAAATCCCTTTTACATTTCTTCATAAAATTACCCCCTATCCGTTAATTCCATTATAGATAGTGGGGTATAGACCATATAAAGCATATAAATATATATTTTTTCTATAAGAATACAGAAGAATGTGAGGTTAACACTATCTTTTCCCCAAAATTATATAAGTATATACCCTTTCTCCTTCTGCAAAATAATTTTCATATTTTCCACCTCTTCTAACTGTATCTCCTATTTTCTGATATATTATTTTATAATTTAATTTTTCTATTTCTTGATTAATATTTTTTAAAATAAAATTCTTTCTATATTTAGTCTCTATCAAACTATTGAAATTAAACTTATCAAATAATATATACGCCCCAATCAAATAACTATCTTTCTTGACCAGTTTATCTATTGAATGTAGTAAGAAGTCTTCATGATCAAAGCTATAATTACTAGTACCTGAATAATCTATTATTACATCTAAAGACCTATTAGCTATAGGCATATTTAAAAAGTCACCATTTATAAATGATATATTTTTTTTCACACTAGATTGCTCCAAAACACTCTTTAGAAATCTTTGACTATTTATATCTTTATCTACTGATATATATGTAGACTGGCTAGGTAAATCATTGTATATATATCTAAGTAAAAAACCTATTCCCGTACCCAACTCCAGTATAATTTTGTTTTCTAGTTGTGTAAAATCTATCTTCCTATGTGTCCATTCCAAACCCTTATATACATTTTCTAGATATTCTAATGCTGTATAATCCATATATTCTTTTATTATATCTAAATTTCCATTATATTTATTGTGACCCTTTATTTCTTCTGTAAACAATATTCCATCTTCAATCTTATAAATATTGGAACAATTTCTGCACTGGATAACTCCATTTATAATCTGATTATCATATATTTCTCCCTTATGTAATACCACTTTTCCTCCACATTTTATGCATTTGATATTACTAATAATATTTAAACTTACTCCTATCTTAAATTTTTCATGTCTATAATCAATAGATAGTTCTTCAATCTTTTTTTCCAATTTTATTTTTGCCATGTTTAATTCCCTAATCTTGTTTTTTATATCATTATATTTATCTTCAAAAAATGACTTTCGATATGCCCTCTCTTGTACATAGTTTAATTTACCCAATCTTTTAAACATAAAAATAGATTTGATTTCATTTAACGTAAATCCCATATCCTTAAACTCTACTATCCCTTTAAAATCTTCTTGGCACCTATCATCAAAATCATAGTGTCCCCCCAATTTCTCTGGTATTATAAGTCCCAAATCCATATAATGTCTTATGGTGTCTATGGTCACATTATTTTTTGAAGCAAATTTCCCTATCTTCATATTTTCTCCCCTTTAACAATTGATATAAGTGAACTATAAATATATAGAATTTACTATTACTATATATTCTTTAATGTCCTTTAGATTACCTGTATATTTATAATTTAAAAACAAGAGCCAACTCATGTAATGTAACTTAGTTAGCCCTTGCTTTTTTATATTTGTATCTATTTAATATTCATAGCCTTAAATATAACTGTTGCTGCTTGGGATCTCGTAGCTTTGTCTTTTGGTCTTACTGTGTTATCCGTATATCCGGTTATTATCCCTTTTTCTATTACTCTTTCCATTGCTTCTTCTGCCCAGTTTGATATTTCTTTACTGTCTTTGAATTTTCTTTTGATTTCTGTGTTTTCTAGTTTGGCTGCCTTTGCTATTATTACTGCCATTTGTTCTCTTGTTATGTTTTCGTCTGGCCTAAATCTTTCGTCTTTGTATCCTAATACTATTCCATGATAGGATGCTGTGGATATTATATCCTTTGCCCAATGTCCCTTTGTATCTTTGAATTCTATTCCTGGTTTTGCTTCTAAATCTAATGCTTTTACTAATACTGCTATAAATTCTGATCTTGTTATATTTTTATTGGGTTTGAATGTACTGTCTATATATCCTTTTATTGCTCCTTCTTCCATTAATGCTTTGATATATTTTTCTGCCCAATGTCCTTTTATATCTGTTAGGTTTATTTTTTGTTTTTGTTGTATTTCTATGTTTTCTGTTTCTTTTTCTGCTTCCTCTGTAGCTAGTACTGCAAATTTTGTAAAGTGCTCTACTTCTCCTGTTACTTTTCCTTTTTTGTAGTCTACTTTTACATTGTCTAATTCTTTCCACTGTTCTTTTTTCTCGTCGTAATAGTATATGCTTATTTTTTCTTTACCTGCTTTTTCTTTGTCAAATGTCATTTCTATTATTACTGATTTGTCAAACTTTCCTTTTTTGTCTTTTGTTATTTCTAGTACTTTACTTATTATCTTTTGTCTTTTTTCTGTCTTTAGTTTTGATGTGTTTGTTACTTTTGATATTTTTACATATATATTTTTGTCTATTGCTGTTTTTGGTATTTTTATTGTTGTTCCGTGCTTTTCTACTGTTCCTCCTTTGGTGGAGCTTATTTTTTCTCCGCTAGGTTTAGAATTACTTCTTCCAGAACTGCTTCTTCCAGATGATGAACCACTATTATCGTCTTCTTCTTTTTTGTATGTTATTGTATAAGTTTCTTTTACTTTATTCCCTACACTATCTACTGCATTTATTTCTATTGTATTTTTCCCTTCTACTAAGATTATTTTGTATTTCCCTTCTATTCCTTCTATTCCTTCTCCGTTTAATTTTACTTCTGGTATTATTTCTCCATCTAAATTGTCTTTTACACTTATGCTAAATTCAAATATCTCTTTCTTTACTGTTTTATTTACTAAATTTGTTTCTATTTCTGGCGCCCTATCATCATTTTCTATTAATTCAGACCAAATTGGTTTTCTATATTTCATGCCATCTAATACATAAAACCACACTATTTTGTCTCCAGATTTCACTGCTAACTTATCAGAATAAATATCAGGTACTTCATCGTTTACGGAATACATCCAACCTCCCATGCCTTTATTTTCTATTCCATATATAGATGTAACCATAACCCCTGACATTTTATATTCATCAGTAGTAGCCTGTAGTGCACCCAAAGCCGTCAGACCTGCTTTATGTTGTTTAGTATTGATTGTGACTTTCTTCGGATTAGACTTTATATCATATTCTTCTCCTTGCTCTGTAATTATAGCAGTATATACATCAAGTGTCTCCTTTATTTGCTCTATAATCTCTATTTTAATTGTTCCGAAGATATCTTCATTTTCTACTAAAATAGCTTTTATTTCTACTGTTCCCCTTGCTACTGGTATAACTTCACCACTTTTAATATCTACTGTCGCAATTTTTTTATTAGAACTCTCCCATTTTATTTCTTTTCCTTCTATAATCTCTCCTTGATCATCCAATACCTTTGCAGTTAATTTTGTAGTTTCTTCTAAATCTATCTTTTCTATATTAGGTTCAATCTTTATTTCTCCTATATTGCTATTAGTTACACTTATAGTTACTTTGTCTTGTATATCCGTATCTCTTACCCTTGCTATAATATCTACTTGTCCAATACCATTAGTCTTTACAAAACCGTTATCAACAGAAGCTATATCTTCATTTAAACTTATCCATTCCATTTTGGCATTTTCTAATGTATTATTTTCTTTGTCATATACTATTGCTTTTAATTGAACTGTTTTTCCTAAATATATTATAGGGTTTTTCGATTGAATTATTTCAATCTTTTTTGCTTCTCCTTCTTCTTCATATTCAAGTGCCAATATCTTAAACATAGATTCATTATTATATAAGTCAACTAATGCTGCAAATACTGTATATGTAGAACCATAGTATGCAAATTCATCATCTTCACCTTTAGAATAACCACTTAATTCAGGTCTATTTTGGCGAATTATTTTACTCTTCAACAATGCATCTACCATCGTGTTCCCATTTTTAATCCACTCTTTTGAATATAGTGGATTAATATCATTAGCAATAAGGGCTTGGATTATCCTTCCAGTAGCTAATGTACTATTTTTACCTTGCTTCCAACCTTCTTTTATATCGAAACCACCATCTTCATTTTGCTTTTCTTTAAGGAAACTGATGAGTCTATCTACCTCTTCTTCGACTCCATCTATATCTTTATGTTTTGCTAATGCAGTAAGAACTAGTGCTTCCGTATGAACCTCTGTATAGGTATGAGAATCTTTTGCATGTACCATTTCAATCAATCTATTTATAGCAGAAACTTCATCATATTTTGCTCCTGCCATATCTAATGCCATAATGGACATGGCTAATACTTCAATGGAATTCCTATCACCACGTTTACTTGTTTTTAATATAAACTCGCCTTTATTTTCTCCATCCATAACTTGAGAAGATTTCAACTCATAAACATAATTTCTGACCTCATCTTCGCTTATTACATCATGTCTAGGATCTAAATTTGAACCTATAAGAGAAATTATAGTCTTTGATATTTGCCAAGCACTATCTGTTTTTGTATATCTGAAAATATGATTTTGTAATAAATCTATGTCCATTCCCACCAAATTAGCCGCTGGTGCTGCTACAAATTCAAATTGTCTTTTAAAAACATAATGTTCTTTTAAAAATTCTATTTCCTCATTTAAAATATTTTGTATCTCTTCATTGTTTCCAATATCATGATACATAGAAGTTTCCATGTATACATCTGCCAATGCTGCAAATCCAGTTTCAGTGCATTTAAAATCTGAAAATATTTGTTCTTCTGGAGTGCCCTCAGGGTTCTCATTATATTCAAATCCTCCATCTTCAATCTGACGATCTAACAATACTTCAATCATCGTATGACCATTTTTTACCCATGTAGACGGGTCTATATCATTTGCAATCAACGCCTGAAGTACTGTACCAATAGCAAATGGGTTATTCTCATACCCACTATGGTTAAATCCTCCATCTCCATTTTGTTGTAATCTTATATATTTTAATACTTTATCTATAGCCGTTTGAACTCCAGCTATATCCTTATGTCTAGATAATGCCGTTATTGCCAATGCCTTTGTTTCTACTTCTGTATAAAGCCCATCTTTTTCATATTTACTATCTCCTAACATTTCCAAAAGTCTATTTACAGCTTGTTTTTCATCATATCTCCCATTGGCCATATCTAATGCCATTATTGAAAGAGATTGACTTACAATGCTATCTTTATATCCTGTCTCATTAACTATAAATTCTCCATTTTTCCTCTGACTGTCAACAAGTAATTTAACATAATTATTATATTTTATATTTCCATCACTATCTTTAATTAAATAACATTTTGGGTTTTCTCCTGCCCCAACTATTTCCATAATATTTTTTGCATAATGAATAGCATAATCTTTAGTATATAACCTCAAATTGTCTTTCACTTGCAATTTTTCTACATTGAAATCATCTCTTATATGTTCTACTGATAAAGTTGCCATATAGTCAAAAGAATTATGTTTTTCATAAAAATCAATTAACTTGTTTAAAGCTGCTTTGACTCTAAGACTTATATCTTCAGCATTTTTAATTATTATGGTTTTTTCATCAAATATTTTATTATTATCTTTCAACTCAACCTTTATATCAATTTCCCCAGCCTTTAATCCTATTGCAACTCCATTCTCAACCTTCAATACTGATGGGTCCGAAGATGTCCAAATTAATTCTATATCTTTAATTAAATTATCATCCTTATCATATACATTAGCCTCAATTTGTAGTTCTTCTCCTATAAGGATTTCTTGTTTTTCTAGTTCTATATTCACCTTTTCTGGTGGACTAGTTACAACATATTTTAATTGATGATACATAGATTTACCATTGTATAAATCGGCTAATGCTGCTAAAGCATATTGAGTTGTACTGTATCCTGCAGAACTATTTTCAGGTTTAAGTTTAAATCTATTACCTCTTTTACAAGCTAATATACCATCAAGCAATGTTATCTTATTTCCATATTTATCATATTGTACCCATTTATCTGCTAAAGGATCTTCTCCTAAAGCAATTATGCCTTGAACAATTAAAGATGTATCTTCACAATTTTCTATCAAACCATTATGTCCCTGTACACTTTTAAAATACATCTTTATACCATCAATTATAGCTTTTACGCCTTCAAAATCTTGATAATTTGATAATGCTATAAGCGTCCAAGCTGTAGCAGCATTATCTGGTGATGAATAAGATTTTGCATAATACTTATCCTCATCTTTGTTTAATTTACCTAAAAGTGCTTTTATAGCTGCTTCTTTACTATATTCTGCTCCACTCATATCAAGGGCCACTATAGCTTTAGCAATATATCCTATATCACTTTCTTTATAAAACTCTGGTTTTGCTACTGTTATAAGAGAAATATAGTCCTTATCATTATAGTCTTTAGGCTCTTCTCCAGCAGCTATTAGATTCATTATATTTCTTCCATTATTATGAAGATTGCTACTTCCATATATATTTATGTTTTTAACTATTTCAGATACTTCAACTCCAGCATGTCTTAATCCCAATGAAGTAATAAAATCATAATTATCCTTAGTCTTAAAATATTCTTTAACTTCATCTATAGTTTCTTTTATTTTATCTTCATCGCTCTTTCCTATAAATATATCAAGTTTAACATCCGAAGATATATATCCATTAGAGCCTTTAGATGCCTTGCCTGTAATAGTTACTTGTCCCTCATCTAATGCAGTAAGTATACTATTTTCATCTACCTTTGCACATTCCTCTGGAGTAATAGTCCATTCAATATTTGAGTTTTCTATGATTTCATCATCTACATCATATACAACAGCGTTTATTTTAACTTTTTCCCCTACTTTTATTTCAGATAGATTATCATCTATAGATACTTCTATTTTATTTGGGACTACTGGTATAACATCAATTGCTATTGTTTCCTTAATATCAAAATCTTTTATTTGAACTGTAATATTAGCTGTACCAGGTGCAATTCCCTTAACTAAACCTGTTTTTGGATCTATTTCTACAACAGATAGATTATCAGAGTTCCAAACAAATTCTTGTTTAGGTACAAAATTTCCGTTGTTATCATAAGTCTTAGCCTTAAGTTGTAATGATTTCCCTGATTTTACTTTTTTCTTATCATCTTCTGACGATATCTCTACTTTCACAGGTTCTCCAACTTCTATCTTCAATTCTTCATAAGTGGAATTATATTTATTAGCATCTATATTTGCAATAAATGCCAATACAGTTGCCTCATCATCAGTATAACTACTACTAATAGAATTTTTAAATTCATTTCCTAATTTATATGATAGTAATGATTCTATCATGGAAACACTATTGCCATATTTATCTTTCTGTAACCAATTGTCCGCTGTTATATCTTCACCCATTGCTACTAATGCCTGTATTGTATAGGAGATTGTATTTGACTGTGTTTTTTCATTCCATTCACTTGCCTGTTGTTTTAGATAATTTTTCCCTTTTTCAAGTAATTTAGCCACTCCTTCTTCATTTTCATAATTCGAAAGAGCTATGAGAGATATTGCAGTTCTCTCAATATGAGGTTTATTTGACCATGATGAATAAACTACATATGCACTATCCCCATCAATATAAAACGTATCCATTAATGCCCTAACTGCATTAGTACTATTATAGTAAGCCCCAGCCATATCTAATGCAATTACTGAATTTGCAATATAATCAGCTTGTTTTTCATCACTTTCATGATAATAATATCCACTGGGATAAAAATAACCTTCTTCTGTCTGAGCATTGGCTAAATAGCTAACTAGATCTTTCCCATTATAATCTCTTGGATCTTGACCTGCTGCTATTAATCCCATTATAG
Above is a window of Clostridiisalibacter paucivorans DSM 22131 DNA encoding:
- a CDS encoding FAD-binding protein; its protein translation is MYDIAIVGSGPAGSTLARLIGKKYKVLLIDKRHFTQEYSHKSYEKCCGGLLAPDAQKILAKLGLGIPKDVMVDPQIFVVRTIDLYNKIERFYQRFYFNLDREKFDKWLLSLVPSEVDIRNGCILKDFDKNDNYFNIKIYDSNTKKEYTEKAKILVGADGASSLVRKKAFRTDDISRYISVQEWFKVKEAMPYFSAIFDPTITDFYSWTIPKGEYMLVGSALNIDDNPISKFKLLKNKLDSYGYNLSKVTKKEGAFILRPYKTKNICTGNKDIALIGEAAGWISPSSAEGFSYAFHSAYILAESLKHGLDGFSTRYNKGCNNLKRNIILKNLKSPVMYNKILRKMAMSSGIQSVKLFDSNISDT
- a CDS encoding MerR family transcriptional regulator is translated as MKIGKFASKNNVTIDTIRHYMDLGLIIPEKLGGHYDFDDRCQEDFKGIVEFKDMGFTLNEIKSIFMFKRLGKLNYVQERAYRKSFFEDKYNDIKNKIRELNMAKIKLEKKIEELSIDYRHEKFKIGVSLNIISNIKCIKCGGKVVLHKGEIYDNQIINGVIQCRNCSNIYKIEDGILFTEEIKGHNKYNGNLDIIKEYMDYTALEYLENVYKGLEWTHRKIDFTQLENKIILELGTGIGFLLRYIYNDLPSQSTYISVDKDINSQRFLKSVLEQSSVKKNISFINGDFLNMPIANRSLDVIIDYSGTSNYSFDHEDFLLHSIDKLVKKDSYLIGAYILFDKFNFNSLIETKYRKNFILKNINQEIEKLNYKIIYQKIGDTVRRGGKYENYFAEGERVYTYIILGKR
- the ybaK gene encoding Cys-tRNA(Pro) deacylase, with product MANSKTNAMRILDAKNILYDTSTYDKKDGKIDGISVAQKIGKEPEKVYKTLVTEGTTGEIYVFVIPVKEELDLKKAARITGEKKIEMIPVKNIQRLTGYIRGGCSPIGMKKDYKTFIDISAQTIKEIIISAGKIGIQIELNINDLLYIVNGELQDIIKR
- a CDS encoding MFS transporter — translated: MKKCKRDFSNILLFTIGKTISLMGSSLYTFVIGLYILRVTNSGLSFATTLVLGSVPLILIGPLAGILSDRLDRKVLVISMDILNGVLLVLLYFISCKYNLKVWMIYVSTFMTTAIATVFNISIEAAKPNMVTEENLLRINSISKIIESISTILGPVLGGMLFYIIDMKIFILMNGISFIISAILEGFIDFRVYKKDEDSMEMNLINDIKTGFNHLIKSEALMSAFIKLLFINFSLGLSIFIPIPYVLTNIFKLDSKYFGIVQGFMPLGMIIGAILINRFEPTKGYGYMMKLSINGILIIIILSSVPVLPLNLIYKIKHILIYYSCIMLVLGLIISFIDIPLLLILQRHVVDKYRGRVMSLFITMVKIVSPISFIISGILIETLQPYKAILIGGFILMGFIFRHLR
- a CDS encoding FlxA-like family protein, which gives rise to MRIFSIKTNNNLSNINSPMDKQIKMLEQQRTRLQERIQKIKEGDSSKKIKEELIKPLNEQIEQIKVQIQQKRLEKIKPQKKANKKKANADNEVNRKDKGNIKIDNTLNLIKSDTDYSQLKNLRGVSENLSGRANILRIEAKLDGSRGNSSSEKLVKANKLETRIGNIEKEILNKSKDIQKTLNTEDEKHQYNKSEEDEKIEFTKDERGKANNKEYSKKGLNVLV